In Rattus rattus isolate New Zealand chromosome 3, Rrattus_CSIRO_v1, whole genome shotgun sequence, one genomic interval encodes:
- the Ivl gene encoding involucrin yields the protein MSHQHTVPVTVPAVVQESLKTVCSPAQTQQEQTKQPTPYPAQCQVFTDTQEKGFLKHEEKEANPVKDLPEQESEHHQEPGPQKQQLQVKKPEQELQEQELHSEKQQTPQEPQGLLCLRQQQQRDPQEQEQHLRQHQQPQQESQGQGLCLGQQQDMLAPQELHMGQQKKEKLQEPELPLGQQQKTPEKQELILGEKQQKLHLVERHQEPQEQELHLGQKQKQQQPQEQELQLVQHQKQKQHEPELCLRKQQHQESHEPELHLGKQQHQESPEPELHLGKQQHQESHEPELHLEKQQHQESHEPELHLGKQQHQESCEPELHLGKQQHQESCDPELHLGKQQHQETQESELQRGKQQKPHEPDMVLDPKEKQKLHDPELHLGKQQHQESQESELELEKKQHEKSPEPELHLGKQQDSHEPDMTEDQKEKQSLHEPELHLGKQQESHEPDMTEDQKEKQSLHELELHLGKQQEQQIEYEGYQRSKSLNQSLKQEKASRGQELDDLHLEQEKKLLDQRLDQELVNKDEQLERKKHKLENLTQKEKQIKQLVPSTDRVQETQPIQPVKEDSLTTKKQQHSHEVQ from the exons ATGTCCCATCAACACACAGTGCCAGTGACTGTTCCAGCTGTGGTTCAGGAATCTCTCAAGACTGTATGTTCTCCAGCTCAAACTCAGcaggaacaaacaaagcaaccaACTCCATATCCTGCACAATGCCAGGTCTTCACTGACACTCAAGAGAAGGGCTTTCTCAAACATGAGGAGAAGGAGGCAAACCCTGTGAAAGATCTGCCTGAGCAAGAGAGTGAGCACCACCAGGAGCCAGGACCAcagaagcagcagctgcaggTGAAAAAGCCAGAGCAGGAGCTGCAGGAACAGGAACTGCATTCGGAGAAGCAGCAGACACCACAGGAGCCACAGGGGCTCCTGTGCCTGAGACAGCAACAGCAGCGAGACCCACAAGAGCAAGAACAGCACCTTAGACAGCACCAGCAGCCACAGCAAGAGTCACAGGGGCAGGGGTTGTGCTTGGGGCAGCAGCAAGACATGCTGGCACCACAGGAGCTGCATATGGGACAGCAAAAGAAGGAGAAGCTGCAGGAGCCAGAACTGCCTCTGGGTCAGCAGCAGAAAACTCCAGAGAAACAGGAACTGATTCTAGGAGAAAAGCAGCAGAAGCTGCACCTAGTAGAGAGGCACCAAGAGCCACAGGAGCAGGAGCTGCACCTcggacagaaacagaagcaacagcaACCACAAGAACAGGAGTTGCAGTTGGTACAGcaccagaagcagaagcagcatgaACCAGAACTGTGCCTGA GAAAGCAGCAGCATCAGGAGTCACATGAGCCAGAACTGCACCTGGGAAAGCAGCAGCATCAGGAGTCACCTGAGCCAGAACTGCACCTGGGAAAGCAGCAGCATCAGGAGTCACATGAGCCAGAACTGCACCTGGAAAAGCAGCAGCATCAGGAGTCACATGAGCCAGAACTGCACCTGGGAAAGCAGCAGCATCAGGAGTCATGTGAGCCAGAACTGCACCTGGGAAAGCAGCAGCATCAGGAGTCATGTGATCCAGAACTGCACCTAGGGAAACAGCAGCATCAAGAGACTCAGGAGTCAGAACTGCAACGGGGAAAGCAGCAGAAGCCACATGAGCCAGATATGGTACTGGATCcgaaagagaagcagaaacttCATGACCCAGAACTGCACCTGGGAAAGCAGCAGCACCAGGAGTCTCAGGAGTCAGAACTGGAACTGGAAAAGAAACAGCATGAGAAGTCCCCAGAGCCAGAACTGCACCTGGGAAAGCAGCAGGACTCACATGAGCCTGATATGACAGAGgatcagaaagagaagcagagtctTCATGAACCAGAACTGCACCTGGGAAAGCAGCAGGAGTCACATGAGCCTGATATGACAGAGgatcagaaagagaagcagagtctTCATGAACTAGAACTGCACCTGGGAAAGCAGCAGGAACAACAGATAGAGTATGAAGGCTACCAAAGATCAAAAAGCCTGAATCAGTCACTTAAGCAAGAGAAAGCTTCCAGGGGACAGGAGCTGGATGACTTACATCTAGAACAGGAGAAGAAGCTCTTGGACCAGCGATTGGATCAAGAACTAGTAAATAAAGATGAgcaactggaaagaaagaagcacaaaTTGGAGAACCTGACACAGAAGGAGAAGCAGATAAAGCAATTAGTACCAAGCACTGACAGAGTCCAAGAGACTCAGCCAATCCAACCAGTGAAAGAAGACTCTCTCACTACAAAGAAGCAGCAGCACAGCCATGAAGTGCAGTGA